In one window of Tachypleus tridentatus isolate NWPU-2018 chromosome 2, ASM421037v1, whole genome shotgun sequence DNA:
- the LOC143235566 gene encoding FMRFamide receptor-like — protein MGVTGNVISLFVLSRPQMQSSINCSLQGLAIFDTGVLTCALIMLGLTTLGKTIHWLHFYTWFVFPFIVPVIYPLALIAQTGSVWMTVVVTIERYVAVCHPFHARSLFTYKRSRVYNILVTLAATCYNIPRFWEIQRIEVWDSVTNSTVYDIQPSEFRKNKVYFEIYYIWMYLLMMYFLPFLTLAVLNTFIWRSVKQANRNRKKLTLRQQKEIRLATMLLCVVVIFLICNVTALVVNILEYFDVSWGSLALFSNLLVTLNSSVNFIIYYIFGHNFKQTLFLLFCKEKIHRTQTSTSGTNRSVWIRFQSTRCHQSYLHDTNSKKRIASVNL, from the coding sequence ATGGGTGTTACAGGAAACGTCATTTCGCTGTTTGTTTTATCTCGACCTCAAATGCAGTCCTCAATCAACTGCAGTCTTCAAGGTTTGGCCATCTTTGACACCGGAGTTTTAACGTGCGCTTTAATCATGTTAGGCCTAACAACCCTGGGGAAAACAATACACTGGCTACATTTTTATACATGGTTCGTCTTTCCCTTTATTGTGCCAGTGATCTATCCATTAGCTCTGATCGCTCAGACAGGATCGGTGTGGATGACTGTCGTTGTTACCATAGAGAGATACGTAGCGGTTTGCCATCCTTTTCACGCAAGATCGTTGTTCACGTATAAGCGCTCGAGGGTTTACAATATTCTTGTGACACTGGCAGCAACGTGCTACAATATTCCTCGATTTTGGGAAATCCAGAGGATCGAGGTTTGGGATTCCGTCACTAATTCTACGGTGTATGACATCCAACCTTCAGAATTCCgtaaaaacaaggtctactttgAAATCTATTATATTTGGATGTATTTGTTGATGATGTACTTTCTACCGTTTCTTACCCTGGCTGTTCTCAATACTTTCATATGGCGTTCTGTCAAACAGGCGAATAGAAATCGTAAGAAACTAACTCTTAGACAACAGAAAGAGATACGACTGGCCACCATGTTGCTCTGTGTCGTGGTAATATTCCTAATCTGTAACGTTACCGCTCTCGTGGTGAACATTCTGGAGTACTTTGACGTCAGCTGGGGCTCTTTGGCGCTTTTTTCTAATCTACTGGTAACACTAAATTCTTCTGTTAACttcataatttattacattttcggacataacttcaaacaaactctgtttttattattctgcAAGGAAAAGATACATCGAACTCAGACTTCCACTTCTGGTACAAATCGAAGTGTTTGGATTAGATTTCAGTCCACCAGGTGTCACCAGTCATATCTTCACGACACTAATTCCAAGAAAAGAATAGCAAGTGTGAACCTCTAA